Proteins from one Natrinema salinisoli genomic window:
- a CDS encoding DUF7122 family protein, which produces MSDGRESDERETNDGQRFDRLPATDAERTVDGRATREEVVDLFADRFGIPPETFDDYTFWEKGAGKIWIYGGEAPTPLRIEAIGMTCLRTRQEHWKPTTDFVQRFGHHATECVIELDREQARRFATGEDQELEWWDGDWGYLIAAHEVGVGPEGRPVRDGDAVDGSELVPLGVGLYVHGELRSMVPKGRQRDLES; this is translated from the coding sequence ATGAGCGACGGACGCGAGAGCGACGAGCGCGAGACGAACGACGGCCAGCGGTTCGATCGGTTGCCGGCGACCGACGCCGAACGCACGGTCGATGGTCGGGCGACGCGCGAGGAGGTCGTCGACCTCTTCGCGGACCGGTTCGGGATTCCGCCCGAGACCTTCGACGACTACACGTTCTGGGAGAAGGGCGCGGGCAAGATCTGGATCTACGGCGGCGAGGCACCGACGCCGCTCCGGATCGAAGCGATCGGGATGACTTGCCTGCGCACTCGGCAGGAACACTGGAAGCCCACGACGGACTTCGTCCAGCGATTCGGGCACCACGCGACCGAGTGCGTGATCGAGCTCGATCGCGAGCAGGCGCGGCGCTTTGCGACCGGTGAGGATCAGGAACTCGAGTGGTGGGACGGCGACTGGGGGTATCTCATCGCCGCTCACGAGGTCGGGGTCGGGCCGGAGGGCCGACCGGTACGAGACGGCGACGCCGTCGATGGAAGCGAGCTCGTACCGCTCGGCGTCGGCCTCTACGTCCACGGCGAACTCCGTTCGATGGTACCGAAGGGGCGACAGCGGGACCTCGAGTCGTAG
- a CDS encoding RsmB/NOP family class I SAM-dependent RNA methyltransferase translates to MEPLERYRPIIDDFDAFLAACERSLGNAVRVNTIKASVERTLAALAEEGVAYEQADWNPRVLRLETDSPGSTWTSFHGFTTGQEEVSAVPPIVLDPEPGERVWDCCAAPGSKATQIAALMDDRGTVVANDNNLGRISALRFNAERLGATSLAVTNDDARNYSLERFDFDRFDRTLVDAPCSCEGTIRKNPDALDNWSEGHISSVAGIQKGIIRRAIQATREGGTVVYSTCTFAPEENEAVVQHALDEEGCRVVDFDLALEHSPGLTAWDGDAFDSSLENAARIYPHQNDTGGFFVAKLEVTAE, encoded by the coding sequence ATGGAGCCACTCGAGCGGTATCGACCGATTATCGACGATTTCGACGCGTTTCTGGCGGCCTGCGAGCGATCGCTGGGCAACGCCGTCCGCGTGAACACGATCAAGGCCTCGGTCGAGCGAACGCTCGCGGCCCTCGCGGAGGAGGGCGTCGCCTACGAGCAGGCCGACTGGAACCCGCGCGTGCTGCGCCTCGAGACTGACTCGCCGGGATCGACGTGGACCTCGTTCCACGGCTTTACCACCGGCCAGGAGGAGGTCTCGGCGGTGCCGCCGATCGTTCTCGACCCCGAACCCGGCGAGCGAGTCTGGGACTGCTGTGCCGCCCCCGGGAGCAAGGCGACCCAGATCGCGGCGCTGATGGACGACCGCGGGACGGTCGTCGCGAACGACAACAACCTCGGCCGTATCTCGGCGCTGCGGTTCAACGCCGAGCGCCTCGGCGCGACCAGTCTCGCGGTGACCAACGACGACGCGCGCAACTACTCGCTCGAGCGGTTCGACTTCGACCGCTTCGATCGGACCCTCGTCGACGCCCCCTGTTCCTGCGAGGGGACGATCCGGAAGAACCCCGACGCGCTGGACAACTGGTCCGAGGGGCACATCTCCTCCGTCGCGGGCATCCAGAAGGGGATCATCCGCCGGGCGATCCAGGCCACTCGCGAGGGCGGCACGGTGGTCTACTCGACGTGTACCTTCGCGCCCGAGGAGAACGAGGCCGTCGTCCAGCACGCGCTGGACGAGGAGGGCTGCCGCGTCGTCGACTTCGATCTCGCCCTCGAGCACTCGCCGGGACTGACAGCGTGGGACGGCGACGCGTTCGACTCGAGTCTCGAGAACGCCGCCCGAATCTACCCGCATCAGAACGACACCGGCGGCTTCTTCGTCGCGAAACTGGAGGTGACCGCCGAATGA
- a CDS encoding aldo/keto reductase gives MGTHDAEAIAPETCPTANGMPMLGLGTWQNDDPEQCAESVRTALEMGYRHIDTAQAYDNEEAVGEGIAAADIDRDEIFLATKIWISNLAHDDILETARASLDRLGVDYVDLLYVHWPAGEYDAEGTLSALSELYEEGLIENVGVSNFRPEDLEVAVDVCDAPIFANQVELHPLLPQEAIREACDNYDVEVVGYSPLARGQVFNQPEIKEVAAKHDASEAQVSLAWAREKGVTTIPKATGEDHIGDNWESLTVDLDREDLNTIDAIDETNRAVDPDFAPWN, from the coding sequence ATGGGAACTCACGACGCCGAAGCGATCGCACCGGAGACGTGTCCGACCGCGAACGGCATGCCGATGCTCGGCCTCGGCACCTGGCAGAACGACGATCCCGAGCAGTGCGCCGAGAGCGTCCGGACGGCTCTCGAGATGGGGTACCGACACATCGACACGGCTCAGGCCTACGACAACGAGGAAGCCGTCGGCGAGGGCATCGCGGCCGCCGACATCGACCGCGACGAGATCTTCCTGGCGACCAAGATCTGGATCTCGAACCTCGCACACGACGACATCCTCGAGACGGCTCGCGCGAGCCTGGATCGGCTCGGCGTCGACTACGTCGACCTGCTGTACGTCCACTGGCCGGCTGGGGAGTACGACGCCGAGGGGACCCTCTCGGCCCTCTCGGAACTGTACGAGGAGGGGCTGATCGAGAACGTCGGCGTCAGTAACTTCCGGCCCGAAGACCTCGAGGTCGCCGTCGACGTCTGCGACGCGCCGATCTTCGCGAATCAGGTCGAACTGCATCCGCTGCTTCCTCAGGAAGCGATTCGGGAGGCCTGCGACAACTACGACGTCGAGGTCGTCGGCTACTCGCCGCTGGCCCGCGGACAGGTGTTCAACCAGCCCGAGATCAAGGAGGTCGCCGCGAAACACGACGCCAGCGAGGCACAGGTTAGCCTCGCCTGGGCGCGCGAGAAGGGCGTCACGACGATTCCGAAGGCGACGGGCGAAGACCACATCGGTGACAACTGGGAATCGCTGACGGTCGACCTCGATCGGGAGGACCTCAATACGATCGACGCGATCGACGAGACGAATCGCGCGGTCGACCCCGACTTCGCGCCCTGGAACTGA
- a CDS encoding proteasome assembly chaperone family protein yields MTGIRVQGPEAELENPTLVEGFPGVGLVGKIATDHLVDRLDMRYYASVHCEGLPRIGVYRSGDRTARPPVRLYVSEEHDLLALQSDAPISSSAVDSVADCLTGWIVDQNATPLYLSGLPAERETEDRPDIYGIATGDAGDRLEATDIPVPPEDGVITGPTGALINRAAHENYGSVGLVVECDHQFPDPEAASVLLEDGIGQVADIEVDVQELVDRAEEIRAKREELAQQMQAIGQDESSQAQPLRMYQ; encoded by the coding sequence ATGACAGGAATCCGCGTTCAGGGACCGGAAGCCGAACTCGAGAATCCGACCCTCGTCGAGGGGTTTCCGGGCGTCGGCCTCGTCGGGAAGATCGCGACCGACCACCTCGTCGACCGGCTCGACATGCGGTACTACGCCAGCGTTCACTGCGAGGGGCTCCCCAGAATCGGCGTCTACCGTAGCGGTGATCGGACGGCGCGCCCGCCGGTCCGACTCTACGTCAGCGAGGAGCACGACCTGCTCGCGCTCCAGAGCGACGCGCCGATCAGTTCCAGCGCCGTCGACAGCGTCGCCGACTGTCTGACTGGGTGGATCGTCGACCAGAACGCGACGCCGCTCTATCTCAGCGGGCTCCCTGCAGAACGCGAGACCGAGGACCGACCCGACATCTACGGGATCGCGACCGGGGACGCCGGCGACCGGCTCGAGGCGACCGACATCCCGGTTCCGCCCGAGGACGGCGTCATCACCGGGCCGACGGGGGCGCTCATCAACCGCGCCGCACACGAGAACTACGGGAGCGTCGGCCTCGTCGTCGAGTGCGACCACCAGTTCCCGGATCCCGAGGCCGCGAGCGTCCTGCTCGAGGACGGGATCGGGCAGGTCGCGGATATCGAGGTGGACGTCCAGGAGCTCGTCGACCGCGCGGAGGAGATCCGCGCGAAACGCGAGGAGTTAGCCCAGCAGATGCAGGCGATCGGACAGGACGAGAGTTCGCAGGCCCAGCCGCTACGGATGTACCAGTAA
- a CDS encoding response regulator, giving the protein MPQSSSNDPVSLLLVEDNPGDVRLIKEAFKSAGFATTFHTVSDGDAALEFLRERAATEIGPDLILLDLNLPKTSGFEVLEGVRDDPKLPSVPVLVLTSSAATEDVVKSYELCANAYLTKPTDPDEFADIGRAVEAFWIDEATLPPLSP; this is encoded by the coding sequence GTGCCCCAGTCCTCCTCCAACGACCCCGTCTCTCTCCTCCTCGTCGAGGACAACCCCGGCGACGTCCGGCTCATAAAGGAAGCCTTCAAATCCGCCGGGTTCGCGACGACGTTTCACACGGTCTCCGACGGCGATGCCGCGCTCGAGTTCCTTCGAGAGCGCGCGGCGACCGAAATAGGCCCCGACCTGATACTTTTGGACCTGAACCTCCCGAAAACGAGCGGGTTCGAGGTCCTCGAGGGGGTCAGGGACGATCCGAAACTGCCGTCGGTGCCGGTGCTCGTCCTCACGAGTTCGGCGGCGACCGAGGACGTCGTCAAGAGTTACGAACTGTGCGCGAACGCCTATCTCACCAAGCCGACCGATCCGGACGAGTTCGCCGATATCGGTCGGGCGGTCGAAGCGTTCTGGATCGACGAGGCGACGCTGCCGCCGCTCTCACCGTAA
- a CDS encoding amidase encodes MSRETELTGLSATDLAARIRTGDVTATEAVEAHLERIDSRDGEINAFVTVCEDEALEAAAEADRALEDGADVGPLHGVPLALKDLGSLKEGVRHTYGSALFADHVADRTSAIVERLEDAGAIVIGKTNTPELGHKGTTDNELIGATASPIDTDLNAGGSSGGSAAALAAGMTPIATGSDAGGSLRIPAAACGVYGFKPTFGLIPDDGRPSAFGRELQHTTKGPMTRTVEDAALLLSLMDGPHPDDPNSVPVDIDYRDAVERSIDDYRIAYSPDLDAFPIDDEVRAVVDDAVTAFADAGATVDTVTLDHGYSMAELSEAAMPAYTTSVLESATVIEEAHGVDFLERSDEVSDSLLAMLHVGEEYGPEDVARSGIVRTGVYDAVQDLFTDYDLLVAPTLSRADLGLHADLGAEAWEWPLTWPFNWTGHPVASAPAGLTDRGHPVGLQLVGRRFADDDILAASAALERERPWNHLYE; translated from the coding sequence ATGTCACGCGAGACGGAACTCACGGGGCTTTCCGCGACGGACCTCGCGGCCCGGATCCGAACCGGCGACGTCACGGCGACCGAAGCCGTCGAGGCTCACCTCGAGCGAATCGACTCCAGAGACGGCGAGATCAACGCGTTCGTCACCGTCTGCGAGGACGAAGCGCTCGAGGCCGCAGCCGAGGCAGACCGGGCACTGGAAGACGGAGCAGACGTCGGTCCGCTCCACGGCGTCCCCCTCGCACTGAAGGACCTCGGTTCGTTGAAGGAGGGCGTCCGCCACACGTACGGCTCCGCGCTCTTCGCGGACCACGTCGCCGATCGGACCTCGGCGATCGTCGAGCGACTCGAGGACGCCGGCGCGATCGTGATCGGGAAGACGAACACGCCGGAGTTGGGCCACAAGGGGACGACGGATAACGAACTGATCGGGGCGACGGCGTCGCCGATCGACACCGACCTGAACGCGGGCGGCTCCTCCGGCGGCTCGGCCGCGGCGCTCGCAGCGGGTATGACGCCCATCGCGACGGGCAGCGACGCGGGCGGCTCGCTGCGCATTCCGGCCGCCGCCTGCGGCGTCTACGGATTCAAACCGACCTTCGGCCTGATACCGGACGACGGCAGGCCGAGCGCCTTCGGCCGGGAACTCCAGCACACCACGAAGGGGCCCATGACCCGAACCGTCGAGGACGCCGCGCTCTTGCTTTCGCTGATGGACGGGCCCCACCCCGACGATCCGAACAGCGTCCCCGTCGATATCGACTACCGCGACGCGGTCGAGCGGTCGATCGACGACTACCGGATCGCGTACAGTCCCGACCTCGACGCCTTCCCGATCGACGACGAGGTGCGTGCGGTCGTCGACGACGCGGTCACCGCGTTCGCGGATGCGGGTGCGACGGTCGACACGGTTACGCTCGACCACGGCTATTCGATGGCCGAGCTGAGCGAGGCCGCGATGCCGGCGTACACGACCTCCGTCCTCGAGAGCGCGACGGTCATCGAGGAGGCACACGGCGTCGACTTTCTGGAGCGGTCCGACGAGGTCTCCGACAGTCTCCTCGCAATGTTGCACGTCGGGGAGGAGTACGGCCCCGAAGACGTCGCTCGGTCCGGCATCGTCCGGACGGGAGTCTACGACGCGGTTCAGGACCTGTTCACCGACTACGACCTGCTCGTGGCACCGACGCTCTCGCGGGCCGATCTCGGCCTCCACGCCGACCTCGGCGCCGAAGCCTGGGAGTGGCCGCTGACCTGGCCCTTCAACTGGACCGGTCACCCCGTCGCGTCCGCACCGGCCGGACTGACCGACCGCGGTCACCCCGTCGGTCTCCAGCTCGTCGGCCGTCGGTTCGCGGACGACGATATCCTCGCGGCGAGCGCGGCGCTCGAGCGCGAGCGGCCCTGGAACCACCTCTACGAGTAG